GGCTTCGAATCGATCCGGATGTTTCACGAGCGCATGCCTGAGGTGCCGATCGTCGCGATGTCAGGTTATGCCTTCGCCAACACCGAGCGCGCGCCGGATTTCCTGCGGATGACCATCGAACTCGGCGCGGCATGCTGCCTGCGCAAGCCGTTCACGCCGAACGCACTGTTGACCACGATAAATGAATGCCTCAACAAGCCGACAGTCTCCGCGCGTTTCTCAAACTAGCGAAATAAAGCCGTTCATGCCGTCGCAGCGCGTTATTATTGGAATTGGCCTTGCCATTCTGCTCGCGATCAGCGCCGCGTCAATCGGTTTGGACGTCAAGTCGCGCATCGACGCGGTCGCGGTTGGCGAGACGCTGGGTATGCTGCGGAAATTCGCCGATATCCAGTTGTTGCTCCGGCGATCCGAAAGCGCCGCGCGCGGTTTCGCCCTCAGCAAGGACGACTACTTCGTCCGGGAATATCGCAACGCCAGTGAGGGTGTCCCGGCGGCTTTCGACAACCTGATTGCCGAGTTTGCGGATCGTCCCGACGAGAAGCTCGTGATCGAGCAAGCCAAGGCCCTTGCCATCAGACGCATGGCTATCAGCGCCGAATTGATCAGGCTACAGGCGGCCGGCGATAGCGCCGGAGCTGCCGCGCAGATGGCGACGGCCGAAGGCCGCACGACCATGGAAAAGATCGACATCGGTCTTGAGAAAATCATTGTCCAGGTGAGAACGCGCCTCGCCGATCGCTACGCCGCTTCCAGCACCACCCGGGCCTTCCTGCTGGCCATCGATCTCGCCGGGGTCGTGCTGATCCTGATCCTGGCGACAACCCTGATCCAGACGTCGCGGCGATCAAGACGCGAGCTTCAGCACTCACTGGACGCGACGCAAGCTGCCAACGAATCCCTGGAGGCCGCGGTGGCCGAGCGCACCGAGCATCTGGTCGCCGCCCATGAAGAGCTGCGGCAT
The Bradyrhizobium sp. KBS0727 genome window above contains:
- a CDS encoding response regulator translates to MPRVLVVDDDPMVSVAIELCLTRQGFEVTVADGGEAGMRAIEACRFDVMLIDVFMPHMRGFESIRMFHERMPEVPIVAMSGYAFANTERAPDFLRMTIELGAACCLRKPFTPNALLTTINECLNKPTVSARFSN